A single region of the Streptomyces sp. NBC_01803 genome encodes:
- the efeO gene encoding iron uptake system protein EfeO encodes MRAARIPGVIVTAVALTAVVGCTEQSDADAEGEGTISVTASDDSCEVSATEFPAGVVELAIQNDGSKVTEVYIYAPGDRIVTERENIGPGTSATITAEVSAGSYQIACKPGMVGDGIRQDVTATGDSTEAEIAPELADAVAEYRAYVQAQADETLPLVHEFRDAVEAGDIEAARAAYAISRIGWERTEPVAESFGDIDPLVDLREDGLEEGQDWTGWHRLEWALWEQEEITDEDRALADRLVTDLEDWQRRVGSAEITPTSMANGAKELLDEVATGKVTGEEERYSHTDLVDFRANVEGAEQAYLLLKPTAAENDSELTEELDAAFADLYVLLEEYTQSDDPYDFVSYDTVGDAERRTLSDAVNALAEPLSNLAAAVVV; translated from the coding sequence ATGAGAGCGGCCCGCATCCCCGGTGTCATAGTCACCGCGGTCGCCCTGACCGCGGTCGTCGGCTGCACCGAGCAGAGCGACGCGGACGCGGAGGGCGAGGGGACGATCTCCGTGACCGCCTCGGACGACTCCTGTGAGGTCTCGGCGACCGAATTCCCCGCCGGTGTCGTGGAGCTGGCCATCCAGAACGACGGCTCGAAGGTCACCGAGGTCTACATCTACGCCCCCGGCGACCGGATCGTGACCGAGCGCGAGAACATCGGCCCCGGCACCTCCGCCACCATCACCGCCGAGGTCTCCGCCGGTTCGTACCAGATCGCCTGCAAGCCCGGCATGGTCGGCGACGGCATCCGCCAGGACGTGACCGCCACCGGCGACAGCACCGAGGCCGAGATCGCGCCCGAACTGGCCGACGCCGTCGCCGAGTACCGCGCCTACGTGCAGGCCCAGGCCGACGAAACGCTGCCGCTGGTCCACGAGTTCCGCGACGCCGTCGAGGCCGGCGACATCGAGGCCGCCCGGGCCGCCTACGCCATCTCCCGGATCGGCTGGGAGCGCACCGAGCCGGTCGCCGAGTCCTTCGGCGACATCGACCCCCTGGTCGACCTCCGCGAGGACGGCCTGGAGGAGGGCCAGGACTGGACCGGCTGGCACCGGCTGGAGTGGGCCCTGTGGGAGCAGGAGGAGATCACCGACGAGGACCGCGCGCTCGCGGACCGGCTGGTGACCGACCTGGAGGACTGGCAGCGGCGCGTCGGCTCCGCCGAGATCACCCCGACCAGCATGGCCAACGGCGCCAAGGAGCTGCTGGACGAGGTGGCGACCGGCAAGGTCACCGGCGAGGAGGAGCGGTACAGCCACACGGACCTGGTCGACTTCCGGGCCAACGTGGAGGGCGCCGAGCAGGCGTACCTGCTGCTGAAGCCGACCGCCGCCGAGAACGACTCCGAGCTCACCGAGGAGCTGGACGCGGCGTTCGCGGACCTCTACGTGCTCCTGGAGGAGTACACCCAGAGCGACGACCCCTATGACTTCGTCTCCTACGACACGGTCGGCGACGCCGAGCGCCGGACGCTCTCCGACGCGGTCAACGCCCTCGCGGAGCCGCTGTCGAACCTCGCCGCCGCCGTGGTCGTCTAG
- the ilvD gene encoding dihydroxy-acid dehydratase, giving the protein MATLRSRTVTHGRNMAGARALLRAAGVAREDFGKPIIAVANSFTEFVPGHTHLQPVGRIVSEAIAAAGGIPREFNTIAVDDGIAMGHGGMLYSLPSRDLIADSVEYMVEAHCADALICISNCDKITPGMLMAALRLNIPTVFVSGGPMEAGKTTLVDGTVRSNLDLISAMSEAVADTTSEEDLLRIEEAACPTCGSCSGMFTANSMNCLVEALGLALPGNGSVLATHTARRALYEAAGRTVVEITKRFYDQDDTTVLPRALAGRAAFENAMALDVAMGGSTNTVLHLLAAAQEAGLDYTLSDIDAVSRRVPCVCKVAPNGAYHMEDVHRAGGIPAILGELHRAGLLNEDVHTVHADSLAEWLKRWDIRGGSPSPEAVEMFHAAPGCVRSATAFSQSERWESLDTDAGNGCIRDVAHAYSQDGGLAVLHGNLAADGCVVKTAGVDPSIWTFEGPAVVVESQEEAVDAILTKRVTEGDVVVVRYEGPRGGPGMQEMLYPTAFLKGRGLGAKCALITDGRFSGGTSGLSIGHVSPEAAAGGTIALVRDGDRIRIDIPGRAIELLVPEDELAARREALADRYAPVARDRKVSLALRAYAAMATSADKGAVRDVSKLEG; this is encoded by the coding sequence ATGGCGACGCTGAGGTCCCGCACAGTCACCCACGGCCGCAACATGGCGGGCGCCCGCGCCCTCCTCCGGGCCGCCGGCGTAGCGCGTGAGGACTTCGGCAAGCCGATCATCGCCGTGGCCAACAGCTTCACCGAGTTCGTCCCCGGCCACACCCACCTCCAGCCGGTCGGCCGGATCGTCTCGGAGGCGATCGCGGCGGCGGGCGGCATCCCCCGCGAGTTCAACACGATCGCCGTCGACGACGGCATCGCCATGGGCCACGGTGGCATGCTCTACTCGCTGCCGTCCCGCGACCTGATCGCGGACTCCGTGGAGTACATGGTCGAGGCGCACTGCGCCGACGCCCTGATCTGCATCTCCAACTGCGACAAGATCACCCCGGGCATGCTGATGGCCGCCCTGCGGCTGAACATCCCGACCGTCTTCGTCTCCGGCGGCCCGATGGAGGCCGGCAAGACCACGCTGGTCGACGGCACGGTCCGCTCCAACCTGGATCTGATCTCCGCGATGTCCGAGGCGGTCGCCGACACCACGTCGGAGGAGGACCTGCTGCGCATCGAGGAAGCCGCCTGCCCCACCTGCGGCTCCTGTTCCGGCATGTTCACCGCCAACTCGATGAACTGCCTGGTCGAGGCGCTGGGCCTGGCCCTCCCGGGCAACGGCTCGGTGCTCGCCACCCACACCGCCCGCCGCGCGTTGTACGAGGCGGCGGGCCGCACGGTGGTGGAGATCACCAAGCGGTTCTACGACCAGGACGACACCACGGTCCTGCCGCGCGCCCTCGCCGGCCGCGCCGCCTTCGAGAACGCGATGGCGCTCGACGTCGCCATGGGTGGCTCCACCAACACGGTGCTGCACCTGCTGGCCGCCGCCCAGGAGGCCGGACTCGACTACACCCTGAGCGACATCGACGCCGTCTCCCGCCGCGTGCCGTGCGTCTGCAAGGTCGCCCCCAACGGCGCTTACCACATGGAGGACGTCCACCGGGCCGGCGGTATCCCCGCCATCCTGGGTGAGCTCCACCGCGCCGGGCTGCTGAACGAGGACGTCCACACCGTCCACGCCGACTCGCTCGCCGAGTGGCTCAAGCGGTGGGACATCCGCGGCGGCTCGCCCTCGCCCGAGGCGGTCGAGATGTTCCACGCGGCCCCCGGCTGCGTCCGGTCCGCCACCGCCTTCTCGCAGTCCGAGCGGTGGGAGTCGCTGGACACCGACGCCGGGAACGGCTGCATCCGCGACGTCGCGCACGCCTACTCCCAGGACGGCGGCCTCGCGGTCCTCCACGGCAACCTCGCGGCGGACGGCTGCGTCGTCAAGACGGCCGGCGTCGACCCGTCGATCTGGACCTTCGAGGGACCGGCCGTGGTCGTGGAGTCCCAGGAGGAGGCCGTTGACGCGATCCTCACCAAGCGCGTCACGGAGGGCGACGTCGTCGTCGTCCGCTACGAGGGCCCGCGCGGCGGCCCCGGCATGCAGGAGATGCTCTACCCCACGGCGTTCCTCAAGGGCCGCGGCCTGGGCGCCAAATGCGCGCTGATCACCGACGGCCGGTTCTCCGGCGGCACCTCCGGGCTGTCCATCGGCCACGTCTCGCCCGAGGCGGCGGCCGGCGGCACCATCGCCCTGGTCCGCGACGGCGACCGGATCCGCATCGACATCCCCGGCCGGGCCATCGAGCTGCTGGTCCCCGAGGACGAGCTGGCCGCCCGCCGTGAGGCGCTCGCCGACCGGTACGCGCCGGTCGCCCGCGACCGCAAGGTGTCCCTGGCACTGCGCGCGTACGCGGCGATGGCCACCAGCGCGGACAAGGGCGCGGTCCGGGACGTCAGCAAGCTGGAGGGCTGA
- the proC gene encoding pyrroline-5-carboxylate reductase, whose translation MTHKIAVLGTGKIGEALLGGMLRAGRAPADLLATVRRADRAQALRARHGVEIVSNAEAAKTADTLILAVKPQDMGTLLDELAPHIPADRLIISAAAGITTASVESRLTPGTAVVRVMPNTPALVDQAMSVISGGTHATEEHLAHTEEIFNGVGKTMRLPESQQDAATALSGSGPAYFYYLVEAMTDAGILLGLPRDKAHDLIVQAAIGASVMLRDSGEHPVTLREAVTSPGGTTISAIRELENHGVRAALIAALEAARDRSRELATGK comes from the coding sequence ATGACCCACAAGATCGCCGTCCTCGGCACCGGAAAGATCGGCGAGGCGCTGCTCGGCGGCATGCTCCGGGCCGGCCGGGCACCCGCGGACCTGCTGGCCACCGTGCGCCGGGCCGACCGGGCCCAGGCGCTGCGGGCCCGGCACGGCGTGGAGATCGTGAGCAACGCCGAGGCCGCCAAGACCGCCGACACCCTCATCCTCGCCGTCAAACCGCAGGACATGGGCACGCTGCTGGACGAACTGGCCCCGCACATCCCCGCCGACCGGCTGATCATCTCCGCGGCTGCCGGGATCACCACGGCCTCCGTGGAGTCCCGCCTCACGCCGGGCACCGCGGTGGTGCGGGTGATGCCCAACACCCCGGCCCTGGTCGACCAGGCGATGTCCGTCATCTCCGGCGGCACGCACGCCACCGAGGAACACCTCGCGCACACTGAGGAAATCTTCAACGGCGTCGGCAAGACCATGCGGCTGCCCGAGTCCCAGCAGGACGCGGCGACCGCGCTCTCCGGCTCGGGACCGGCCTACTTCTACTACCTGGTCGAGGCCATGACGGACGCCGGAATCCTCCTCGGCCTGCCGCGTGACAAGGCCCACGACCTGATCGTGCAGGCGGCGATCGGTGCCTCCGTGATGCTGCGCGACAGCGGCGAACACCCGGTGACCCTCCGCGAGGCGGTCACCTCCCCGGGCGGCACGACGATCAGCGCGATCCGCGAACTGGAGAACCACGGCGTCCGCGCCGCCCTGATCGCCGCCCTGGAAGCGGCCCGCGACCGCAGCCGCGAACTGGCCACCGGCAAGTAG
- the efeU gene encoding iron uptake transporter permease EfeU gives MFANYLIGLREGLEAALVVSILIAYLVKTGRREALLPVWTGVGIAVAISLAFGATLQFGSRQLTFEAQELLGGSLSIIAVGLVTWMVFWMRRTARHLKAELHGKLDEALAIGTGALVLTAFLAVGREGLETALFIWAAVDATGNGTDPLIGAVLGLLTAVALGWLFYTGAVRINLATFFTWTGGALIVVAAGVLAYGFHDLQEAEFLPGLSTKAFDISEQIPPDSWYGTLLKGTVNFQPDPTVLQVVMWTLYLVPVLVLYFRPSPGKQPPAPAPAPASASAAGQEATAAG, from the coding sequence ATGTTCGCCAACTACCTGATCGGGCTGCGCGAGGGACTGGAGGCCGCGCTCGTCGTCAGCATCCTCATCGCCTACCTGGTGAAGACCGGCCGACGCGAGGCGCTGCTTCCGGTGTGGACCGGCGTCGGCATCGCGGTCGCCATCAGCCTGGCGTTCGGCGCGACGCTCCAGTTCGGCTCGCGGCAGCTCACCTTCGAGGCGCAGGAGCTCCTCGGCGGCAGTCTGTCGATCATCGCCGTCGGCCTGGTCACCTGGATGGTCTTCTGGATGCGGCGCACCGCCCGCCACCTCAAGGCCGAACTGCACGGCAAGCTCGACGAGGCGCTCGCCATCGGCACCGGCGCCCTGGTCCTCACCGCCTTCCTGGCCGTCGGCCGGGAGGGCCTGGAGACGGCGCTGTTCATCTGGGCGGCGGTCGACGCCACGGGCAACGGCACCGACCCGCTGATCGGCGCGGTCCTCGGCCTCCTGACGGCGGTGGCGCTGGGCTGGCTGTTCTACACGGGCGCGGTGCGGATCAACCTCGCCACGTTCTTCACCTGGACCGGCGGCGCGCTGATCGTCGTCGCGGCGGGCGTCCTGGCGTACGGCTTCCACGACCTCCAGGAGGCCGAGTTCCTGCCGGGTCTGTCCACCAAGGCGTTCGACATCAGCGAACAGATCCCGCCGGACAGCTGGTACGGCACCCTGCTGAAGGGCACGGTGAACTTCCAGCCCGACCCGACCGTCCTCCAGGTCGTGATGTGGACGCTGTACCTCGTCCCGGTGCTCGTGCTGTACTTCCGGCCCTCGCCGGGAAAGCAGCCCCCGGCACCGGCCCCGGCGCCCGCGTCCGCGTCCGCGGCCGGCCAGGAGGCCACCGCGGCCGGCTGA
- a CDS encoding ABC transporter permease — protein sequence MNATRTLATARRVLRQLRHDPRTIALLLLVPVLLLVLLYYVYDADRDSFDFIGSSLLGIFPMVTMFLVTSIATLRERTSGTLERLMTMPLGRGDLIAGYALAFGVFAVAQAGLATGVALWFLDLDIAGSPWLLLLVALLNALLGTALGLFVSAFAASEFQAVQFMPAMIFPQLLLCGLFAPRDTMQPVLEYASDVLPMSYSVDGMTEVLHSTDVTGDFVRDVIVVTAVALGVLALGAVTLRRRTA from the coding sequence ATGAACGCGACCCGGACCCTCGCCACCGCCCGGCGCGTGCTGCGGCAGCTCCGCCACGACCCGCGCACGATCGCGCTGTTGCTGCTGGTGCCCGTATTGCTGCTGGTGCTGCTGTATTACGTCTACGACGCCGACCGCGACTCGTTCGACTTCATCGGCTCCTCGCTGCTAGGGATCTTCCCGATGGTGACCATGTTCCTGGTCACGTCGATCGCCACGCTGCGGGAGCGCACCTCGGGCACGCTGGAGCGGCTGATGACCATGCCGCTGGGGCGCGGCGACCTGATCGCCGGGTACGCGCTGGCCTTCGGGGTCTTCGCGGTCGCCCAGGCCGGCCTGGCCACGGGCGTGGCGCTGTGGTTCCTGGACCTGGACATCGCGGGCTCGCCCTGGCTGCTGCTGCTCGTCGCGCTGCTCAACGCGCTGCTGGGCACGGCGCTCGGCCTGTTCGTCTCGGCGTTCGCCGCCTCGGAGTTCCAGGCGGTGCAGTTCATGCCCGCGATGATCTTCCCGCAACTGCTGCTGTGCGGCCTCTTCGCGCCGCGCGACACGATGCAGCCGGTGCTGGAGTACGCCTCCGACGTGCTGCCCATGTCGTACTCGGTGGACGGCATGACGGAGGTTCTGCACAGCACGGACGTCACCGGCGACTTCGTCCGGGACGTGATCGTGGTCACGGCGGTGGCGCTGGGAGTCCTGGCCCTGGGCGCGGTGACGCTGCGCCGCCGCACGGCCTAG
- the efeB gene encoding iron uptake transporter deferrochelatase/peroxidase subunit, producing MSDTESTGNRAGTEEKTGWRSPSRRALLGWGGAGIALGAGAAGAAAAAVGGDGTDTAGPVGEEVPFHGAHQAGIATPVQDRLHFAAFDVGTDDPAELAELLKDWSRAAELMTAGATVGAGAAGGTPEAPPDDTGEALGLPPSRLTLTIGYGPTLFTKDGTDRFGIADRRPEALIDLPRFPGDNLDPARSGGDLCVQACADDPQVAVHAIRNLARLGFGKVSVRWSQLGFGKTSSTTPEAQTPRNLMGFKDGTRNIAGTDTDALGQDVWVAAPDGPEWMTGGSYLVARRIRMHIETWDRTSLAEQESIIGRDKGEGAPIGGTRERDEPDLQAMLPTAHVRLAHPDSNSGARMLRRGYSFTDGTDGLGRLDAGLFFLAYQRDPRTGFVPVQQSLARADVLNEYIQHVGSAVFAIPPGVRDTDDWWGKGLFS from the coding sequence ATGAGCGACACCGAGAGCACCGGAAACCGGGCCGGAACGGAAGAGAAGACCGGCTGGCGCAGCCCGTCCCGGCGGGCGCTGCTCGGCTGGGGCGGCGCCGGCATCGCGCTCGGCGCGGGCGCCGCCGGAGCCGCCGCGGCGGCCGTGGGCGGCGACGGCACGGACACGGCGGGACCGGTCGGCGAGGAGGTGCCGTTCCACGGCGCCCACCAGGCCGGGATCGCCACTCCCGTCCAGGACCGCCTGCACTTCGCCGCGTTCGACGTCGGCACCGACGATCCGGCCGAGCTGGCCGAGCTGCTGAAGGACTGGTCGCGGGCCGCCGAGCTGATGACGGCCGGCGCCACCGTCGGCGCGGGCGCGGCCGGCGGCACGCCCGAGGCCCCGCCGGACGACACCGGCGAGGCCCTCGGGCTGCCCCCGTCCCGCCTCACGCTCACCATCGGCTACGGCCCGACCCTCTTCACCAAGGACGGCACCGACCGCTTCGGCATCGCCGACCGCAGACCCGAGGCGCTCATCGACCTGCCGCGCTTCCCCGGCGACAACCTCGACCCGGCCCGCAGCGGCGGCGACCTGTGCGTCCAGGCGTGCGCCGACGATCCGCAGGTCGCCGTGCACGCCATCCGCAACCTGGCCCGGCTCGGCTTCGGCAAGGTCTCCGTCCGCTGGTCCCAGCTCGGCTTCGGCAAGACGTCGTCCACCACCCCCGAGGCCCAGACCCCGCGCAACCTCATGGGCTTCAAGGACGGCACCCGCAACATCGCCGGCACCGACACCGACGCCCTCGGCCAGGACGTCTGGGTCGCGGCGCCGGACGGCCCGGAGTGGATGACGGGCGGCTCCTACCTCGTGGCGCGCCGCATCCGGATGCACATCGAGACCTGGGACCGCACCTCGCTCGCCGAGCAGGAGTCGATCATCGGCCGGGACAAGGGCGAGGGCGCCCCGATCGGCGGGACGCGCGAGCGCGACGAGCCCGACCTCCAGGCGATGCTCCCCACCGCCCACGTCAGGCTCGCCCACCCGGACAGCAACAGCGGCGCGCGGATGCTGCGCCGCGGCTACTCGTTCACCGACGGGACGGACGGCCTCGGCCGGCTCGACGCCGGCCTGTTCTTCCTCGCCTACCAGCGCGACCCCAGGACGGGCTTCGTCCCGGTCCAGCAGTCGCTGGCCCGCGCGGACGTCCTCAACGAGTACATCCAGCACGTCGGTTCCGCTGTCTTCGCGATCCCGCCCGGCGTCCGGGACACCGATGACTGGTGGGGAAAGGGGCTGTTCTCCTGA
- a CDS encoding protein kinase domain-containing protein, producing the protein MTEHRGTAGGGAPPERLGDYVLERRLGSGGMGVVYLARTVAGRQLAVKVIRREYAEDPGFRDRFRREVAAARRVSGAFTAPVVDADPEGDPPWLATLYVPGGSLTDRVQHEGPMTAREAARVGAQLAEALQDIHRCGLVHRDLKPGNVLLAKDGVRVIDFGISRALSDSHRLTERGAVLGSPPFMAPEQLTGESEVTTAADVFALGAVVAFAVTGHSPFEAGGLPGGDPLAVAYRVVHEEPDLGDLPDSLRDLVSLCLAKDPERRPEVSALLRMAEWADTRAQAAVIRASPVWRGGQAERRQDDTPARATPRARRRRRLMIGAAALAVAVAGFGGWLAGVSNTDADADGDMSAGTGPPRATPVEPWELALQDIGVRDAATEGFSCRPTTTYLLCSAGGALAVVLDRDGTELWRHTGPRDAIGGPSAFTTGGAVLVRSDKGVATFSEAGDELWEIDAPELTGELLRVRGTLVLQNGDSTLRFYSVDSPAQVGEWSTPGRYLTEAVSSGSYALVESRTEETGADPQLMLLDADGREAWTAPRRPPAEVTGYLETIGMDQEAAYFQELDADLPVVTAVVRLDLSDGTWTRTELSRSADPRGVVADGVVYASDTAGVITAVDAAAGEELWTAETGIGTASEPAVADGRLYLSDGEGRLYEVNAADGEVLRSGEVHAGTPGPGSDAWAPAPVIADGVAYVVTLGNTLYATPLDDLREP; encoded by the coding sequence ATGACGGAGCACCGCGGCACGGCGGGCGGCGGTGCGCCGCCCGAGCGGCTCGGCGACTACGTGCTGGAACGGCGGCTGGGCAGCGGCGGCATGGGCGTCGTCTACCTCGCCAGAACCGTGGCGGGGCGGCAGTTGGCGGTGAAGGTGATCCGCCGCGAGTACGCCGAGGACCCCGGCTTCCGTGACCGGTTCCGGCGCGAGGTGGCGGCGGCCCGGCGCGTGAGCGGGGCGTTCACCGCGCCCGTCGTCGACGCCGACCCCGAGGGCGATCCGCCGTGGCTGGCGACGCTGTACGTGCCGGGCGGCTCGTTGACCGACCGGGTCCAGCACGAGGGCCCGATGACCGCGCGCGAGGCGGCCCGTGTCGGCGCGCAGCTCGCCGAGGCGCTCCAGGACATCCACCGCTGCGGGCTGGTGCACCGGGATCTGAAGCCGGGGAACGTGCTGCTCGCCAAGGACGGTGTGCGCGTCATCGACTTCGGGATCTCCCGGGCGCTGAGCGACAGCCACCGGCTGACGGAGCGCGGCGCGGTGCTGGGTTCGCCGCCGTTCATGGCGCCCGAGCAGCTCACCGGGGAGAGTGAGGTGACCACGGCGGCGGACGTCTTCGCGCTGGGCGCGGTGGTGGCGTTCGCGGTGACCGGGCACAGCCCGTTCGAGGCGGGCGGGCTGCCGGGCGGCGACCCGCTGGCGGTGGCGTACCGGGTGGTGCACGAGGAACCGGACCTGGGCGATCTGCCGGACTCGCTGCGCGATCTGGTGAGCCTGTGCCTCGCGAAGGACCCCGAGCGGCGGCCGGAGGTGTCCGCGCTGCTGCGGATGGCGGAGTGGGCGGACACCCGCGCGCAGGCGGCGGTGATCCGCGCGTCGCCGGTGTGGCGCGGCGGGCAGGCGGAGCGGCGTCAGGACGACACCCCGGCGCGGGCCACGCCGCGGGCGCGCCGTCGGCGACGCCTGATGATCGGCGCCGCGGCGCTGGCGGTGGCCGTGGCGGGGTTCGGGGGCTGGCTGGCCGGGGTCTCGAACACGGACGCGGACGCCGACGGCGACATGAGTGCGGGTACCGGGCCGCCCCGGGCCACGCCGGTCGAGCCGTGGGAGCTGGCCCTCCAGGACATCGGGGTGCGGGACGCGGCCACCGAGGGCTTCTCCTGCCGGCCGACGACCACGTACCTGCTGTGCTCGGCGGGCGGCGCGCTGGCCGTGGTGCTGGACCGGGACGGCACGGAGCTGTGGCGGCACACCGGTCCGCGCGACGCGATCGGCGGCCCCTCCGCCTTCACCACGGGCGGGGCCGTGCTGGTCCGCTCGGACAAGGGTGTCGCGACGTTCTCCGAGGCCGGTGACGAGCTGTGGGAGATCGACGCGCCGGAGCTGACCGGCGAGCTGCTGCGCGTGCGGGGCACGCTGGTGCTGCAGAACGGCGACAGCACGCTGCGGTTCTACTCCGTGGACTCCCCGGCGCAGGTCGGTGAGTGGTCGACGCCCGGTCGCTATCTCACCGAGGCGGTGAGCAGCGGCTCCTACGCGCTGGTGGAGAGCCGCACCGAAGAGACGGGGGCCGATCCGCAGTTGATGCTGCTCGACGCGGACGGCCGGGAGGCGTGGACCGCGCCGCGCCGCCCGCCCGCAGAGGTCACCGGCTATCTGGAGACGATCGGCATGGACCAGGAGGCGGCGTACTTCCAGGAGCTCGACGCCGATCTGCCGGTCGTGACGGCCGTCGTGCGCCTCGATCTGTCGGACGGCACGTGGACGCGCACCGAGCTGTCGCGGTCCGCCGATCCGCGCGGTGTGGTGGCGGACGGTGTCGTCTACGCCTCCGACACGGCGGGCGTGATCACCGCCGTGGACGCGGCGGCGGGCGAGGAGCTGTGGACGGCGGAGACCGGCATCGGGACGGCCTCGGAGCCGGCGGTCGCGGACGGCCGGCTGTACCTGTCGGACGGCGAGGGCCGGCTCTACGAGGTGAACGCGGCGGACGGCGAGGTGCTGCGGAGCGGCGAGGTCCACGCGGGCACGCCGGGTCCCGGCTCCGACGCCTGGGCGCCGGCCCCGGTGATCGCGGACGGCGTGGCGTACGTGGTGACCCTGGGGAACACGCTGTACGCCACGCCGCTGGACGACCTGCGGGAGCCGTGA
- a CDS encoding Ppx/GppA phosphatase family protein: MRLGVLDVGSNTVHLLVVDAHPGARPLPAYSHKAELRLAELLDEDGAIGAEGVDRLVATVREGLEVAEDQGVAELLPFATSAVREATNADAVLARVAEETGAELQVLSGAEEARLTFLAARRWLGWSAGRLLMFDIGGGSLEIALGVDEAPDVAASLPLGAGRLTASRLPGDPPSSADVRSLRRDVRSGIAGVVGDFARFGTPDRVVGTSKTFKQLARIAGAARTGDGLYLRRELSRQDLRVWGPKLAELSVRERRELPGVSEGRAHQLLAGALVAEATMDLFGVETLEICPWALREGVILRNLDHMRPA; the protein is encoded by the coding sequence ATGAGGCTCGGTGTTCTCGACGTGGGTTCCAATACCGTCCACCTGCTGGTCGTCGACGCGCACCCCGGTGCACGCCCGCTGCCCGCGTACTCGCACAAGGCGGAGCTGCGGCTCGCCGAGTTGCTGGACGAGGACGGCGCGATCGGCGCGGAGGGTGTGGACCGGCTGGTGGCCACGGTCCGGGAGGGGCTGGAGGTAGCGGAGGACCAAGGCGTCGCGGAGCTGCTGCCGTTCGCGACGTCCGCGGTGCGGGAGGCGACCAACGCGGACGCCGTCCTGGCGCGGGTGGCCGAGGAGACCGGGGCGGAGCTCCAGGTGCTCTCGGGGGCCGAGGAGGCCCGGTTGACGTTCCTGGCGGCGCGGCGGTGGCTGGGCTGGTCGGCGGGGCGGCTGCTGATGTTCGACATCGGCGGCGGCTCGCTGGAGATCGCGCTCGGCGTGGACGAGGCCCCGGACGTGGCGGCCTCGCTCCCCCTCGGCGCGGGCCGCCTGACGGCGTCCCGGCTCCCCGGCGACCCGCCGTCTTCGGCGGACGTACGGTCGCTGCGGCGCGACGTGCGCTCCGGGATCGCGGGCGTGGTCGGCGACTTCGCCCGCTTCGGGACGCCGGACCGGGTGGTGGGCACATCGAAGACGTTCAAACAGCTCGCGAGAATCGCCGGCGCGGCCCGCACGGGCGACGGCCTGTACCTCCGGCGGGAGTTGAGCCGCCAGGACCTGCGCGTCTGGGGCCCGAAGCTGGCGGAGCTGTCCGTACGGGAACGCCGCGAGCTCCCCGGCGTCTCCGAGGGCCGGGCCCACCAACTCCTGGCGGGCGCGCTGGTGGCTGAGGCGACGATGGACCTGTTCGGCGTGGAAACCCTGGAGATCTGCCCCTGGGCCCTGCGCGAGGGCGTGATCCTCCGCAACCTGGACCACATGCGCCCCGCCTGA